A stretch of DNA from Bacillota bacterium:
TGGTCTACCAACTGTCGCCTGGCGTCGCGGGCCGCCTCCATCACGGCGCGTCCGCACGAATACGTGATCCTGCTTGCCACCGTTTGCCACTCATACGCCCCGTGGTCGGTGTCCACGGGATATATCCTTATGTCCTCGTAACGCACCCCAAGCTCCTCCGCGCAGATCTGCGCAAGCACCGTGAAAGCGCCTTGGCCTAATTCCTGGGCGGATATGTTGAGCACCACCGTGCCGTCGTCATTCACCTTCACAATGGCCGTGGACGCAGCGTCGTTGGGCATCGCCGGAGCCTTGGTCATGCAGGCGATTCCCTTCGCGCGCACCTTCTTGGCGCCAGGTTCCGGCCTGCCCGGTCCCGTCACTTTCGTCCAGCCGATCAGCCTGGCTGCTTCCTCAAGGCACTTGCCGATGCCCACGTTGTGGAGGACTTGCCCGGTGGCGTTCGTGGACCCCTCTCGCTGAAGATTCACCATGCGGAATTCCACGGGATCCATGCCTAGCTTGTGAGCTATCTGGTCCATGTGCTGTTCGATGGCCCAGTGGTTCTCTCCGTGGCCGAAGCCGCGCAGGGGTCCACCCACAGGCTTGTTCGTGTATACGCAGTAAGAGTCGGTCTTCATGTTGGGAATGTCGTACACCCCGGCAGAGCTGTAGCCGGCCGCGCGCGTGACGTTCACGCCGTACTCGGTGTACGCGCCGCCGTCCCAGTACATCTCGAATTCCTGCGCGGTGATGCGTCCGTTGCGCTTCACCCCGGTCTTGAGGCGACACCACATGCCCTGCCTCACGAAGGTGTCTCGGAACTCTTCCTCCCTGGTGCAAACCAGTTTCACCGCGTAGCCTCTCGCCTTCATGGCCAGAGGAACCAAGGTCGCCTCCACGTTGAGACCTGCCTTACCCCCAAACCCTCCCCCGACGTACGGGCCGATGACGCGTATCTTGTGCATGGGCCATTTGAGGCTCTGGCTAAGTATCTTCCTCATCGCGAAGGGCGATTGTGAACTCGCCCAGATCGTCAGCTTCCCTTGCGAATCGTACAGGGCAATCGCTGCGTGTGGTTCGATGGGTGAGTGCTGGATGTGCGGAACATAGTACGTATCCTCCACGATCAAGTCGGCCTCGGCAAATCCCGCGTCCACGTTGCCCTTCCTTATCCGGAAATGGTTGCTGATGTTCGTGTGAGGCACTGGGAATATGGCGGGGACGTGCTCGTACTCGTGGAGTTCGGGGTGAACAAGAGGTGAGCCGGGTTTGACCGCCTCGAGCAAGTCGAGCACCGGTGGCAACTCCTCGTACTCCACTTCGATCAGAGAAAGCGCCTCCTCCGCGACGTCAGGTGAGATGGCAGCCACGCCCGCGACCGGCTCCCCGTAGTACCGAACCTTGTCAACGGCGTAAGGGGTTCGGTCGACGAGGTACAGGCCCATCCGGTGAGGAAAGTCCCCGCCGGTGACCACAGCCTTCACGCCGGGCAGTCTCGATGCTTTCGACGCGTCAACGCGGACGAGCCTGGCGTGGGCGTACTTGCTTCGAAGAAGCTTCGCGTGGAGCATCCGGTCGAACTTGAGGTCTCCGGCGTAGCGGGCGCTCCCCGTCACCTTCTCCCTCGCGTCGCTTCTCACCACTTCAGCACCGATGTAGCTTGCGTTCGTCGCCACCATCATTCACCCCCCGGCTTGGAAGATTCATCCCCCCGGACGGTTCGACCCGCCCGCTCTGCCTGAGCCGCTTTCATGATGGCGTCCACGATCCGTGCGTAGCCTGTGCACCGGCAGAGATTGCCGCTTATCGCCTCAACGACCTCTCCCCGCGTCGGGCTCGGGTTGCGCACGAGGAGCGCCTTGGCGGACATGACCATCCCCGGGATGCAATACCCGCACTGGAGAGCGGAGTTCTCCACGAAAGCCTCCTGCACCGGATCGAGGCAGTCACCTTCGGCCAGTCCTTCCACGGTGATCACGTCCGCGCCGTCAGCCTCCACCGCAAGCATTAGGCATGCATTCACCGGCTCTCCCTCCACCAGCACGGTGCACGCGCCGCACTCCCCGCCGCCGCAACCTTCCTTCGCTCCCGTGAGGTCGAGATCATCACGAAGGAAATCCAGCAGCCTCCTGTGAGAGGGCACGCGAGCCTCGACCCACTGACCGTTCACCTTCACCCGAATGTCGTGCATCACGGCCTGTCCCCCCTCCTCGCGCCCGCGCCCGCCTCGAGACCCCTAAGAGCCTGCTCTATGGCCCTTGCGCTCAGCACCTCGGTCATCTCGAGCCGGTACTCTTTGCTCGCCCGTATGTCGCTGATCGGCTCCGCAAAACGCCTCGCCGCGGCCGCTGCCTCCCTGATGGCATGCTGGTCCTTCCGGTTGCGAAGGATGGCTTCCGCCTCCCGTACCCTTACTGGCGTAGGCGCGACGGCACCCAGGGCGAGACGGACCTCGCCGCCTTCAAGGGCCAGTGCTGCCACGCTCACTATCGAGAGATCCACGGCTCCTGTCCTACCCAGTTTCAGGTACGTTCCGAAGGACCGCTCCTTGAGCGCGGGCAGCTCCACCTGGAACACGAACTCCCCCGCGCTAAGCGCCGTGGCCCCGGGTCCTTTGAAGAACTCGCTTATTGGAATCCTCCTCTCCCCTGCCTGACCCCACGTCACGATCTCCGCCTCATAAAGCAAGAGGGCGGGAGCAGTATCAGCAGCGGGCGACGCGTTGCTGATGTTCCCGCCCAGAGAGGCGCGGTTGCGGATTTGCACCGAACCCACGGTGTGCGCCGCCTCCGCGAGAAGGCCGTATCCCGCGCGCACCGCCTCATGACTAATCAGTCTGTTGAGGGGCGTGGCAGCACCCACCACGAGCCCTCCGCCGGCGCGGGGGCTCACCGCTTGGATCCCCACGATCCCCTTTAGGTCTATGAGTACCTGCGGACGCAGCTGCCTGTCATGAATGCGGACCAGAAGATCGGTGCCCCCCGCGAGGAACCTACCTCCGGCTCCGGCCCGTATGGCCAGATCCACAGCCTCTTCCCTGCTTCGCGCCCTGACGTAGTCGAAAGGTAGCAGCACCATTCGCCCTCCTTTCTGCCTACTAGTCGTGCGGTCCTACACTCGACATTCGCCCCTTGAGACTCCATGAGCGTTCGCAAGGCACGAACGCGTCGCGCCCGTTCGTCACCGCTCGCACTCTTCCGGCAATTTCGCCACTATCTACCAGGTGTCCTTCGTGACGCTCAACAAGACGCGTCTCGATCAATTGGATACTGATTACAACTGATTACGATCCCTCATCGTCACCGTTCCTTCGTGTCGAAGGCCACGATGCGGCAGATGGACGACTCGCCGCCCACGAACCTCCATGGGAAGCAACCTATGATGAGTCTCTTATTGAGCACCTTGTCTATATCACCGCCCAGGTTCTCGGCATGGATTATGTCGTGCGGAAACAGCGCGATGTGCATCATTTGGTAGTCTTCCGGCGGGAAGAAGTCGTCGAGGCCCTTGCCGTACCTCTTCCTTAGGTGCTCATCGGCCTCCCTCGCCTGGATCGGCATCCACTCGCGGATCTTCGTGTTCATCGGGTGGTCCGCGGACCCGCAATCCACCGCCAGCCACTTCAGTCTCATCTTCCTGCACCACTCGGCGAACTCCCTCGCCGGGCCTGGGTGCTTGATCATGTAGCGCACCTCGTCCGCCTCGG
This window harbors:
- a CDS encoding xanthine dehydrogenase family protein molybdopterin-binding subunit, with product MVATNASYIGAEVVRSDAREKVTGSARYAGDLKFDRMLHAKLLRSKYAHARLVRVDASKASRLPGVKAVVTGGDFPHRMGLYLVDRTPYAVDKVRYYGEPVAGVAAISPDVAEEALSLIEVEYEELPPVLDLLEAVKPGSPLVHPELHEYEHVPAIFPVPHTNISNHFRIRKGNVDAGFAEADLIVEDTYYVPHIQHSPIEPHAAIALYDSQGKLTIWASSQSPFAMRKILSQSLKWPMHKIRVIGPYVGGGFGGKAGLNVEATLVPLAMKARGYAVKLVCTREEEFRDTFVRQGMWCRLKTGVKRNGRITAQEFEMYWDGGAYTEYGVNVTRAAGYSSAGVYDIPNMKTDSYCVYTNKPVGGPLRGFGHGENHWAIEQHMDQIAHKLGMDPVEFRMVNLQREGSTNATGQVLHNVGIGKCLEEAARLIGWTKVTGPGRPEPGAKKVRAKGIACMTKAPAMPNDAASTAIVKVNDDGTVVLNISAQELGQGAFTVLAQICAEELGVRYEDIRIYPVDTDHGAYEWQTVASRITYSCGRAVMEAARDARRQLVDHASKYFGVRAEDIGVAGGEVFVRTDPRRRVPVGKLALGATLPDFSGYGGPIVGRGKFIPEGIVAMDAETGQSPKPVANWTYGAQAVEIEVDLETGKIEVKKVAAVYDAGRVINPVTAAAQVEGGVVQGLSIALFEEMKFDDKGRLLNPSYVDYKIATAAEIPEMLIGFVEVPQEDGPYGARGIGEHVMVPTPPAIANALFHAVGVRMRRLPMTSESVYWACKSK
- a CDS encoding (2Fe-2S)-binding protein, producing MMHDIRVKVNGQWVEARVPSHRRLLDFLRDDLDLTGAKEGCGGGECGACTVLVEGEPVNACLMLAVEADGADVITVEGLAEGDCLDPVQEAFVENSALQCGYCIPGMVMSAKALLVRNPSPTRGEVVEAISGNLCRCTGYARIVDAIMKAAQAERAGRTVRGDESSKPGGE
- a CDS encoding xanthine dehydrogenase family protein subunit M, which gives rise to MLLPFDYVRARSREEAVDLAIRAGAGGRFLAGGTDLLVRIHDRQLRPQVLIDLKGIVGIQAVSPRAGGGLVVGAATPLNRLISHEAVRAGYGLLAEAAHTVGSVQIRNRASLGGNISNASPAADTAPALLLYEAEIVTWGQAGERRIPISEFFKGPGATALSAGEFVFQVELPALKERSFGTYLKLGRTGAVDLSIVSVAALALEGGEVRLALGAVAPTPVRVREAEAILRNRKDQHAIREAAAAARRFAEPISDIRASKEYRLEMTEVLSARAIEQALRGLEAGAGARRGDRP
- a CDS encoding cyclase family protein; this encodes MLSFWDKVQMYDLTQPLGHLTPPWPTYEPLQIKFFKRLSPNGANGQLITTSNHVGTHLDGPLHFCTHGKDIASLPLDYLVGPGVVVDISDVAEDYGIYTSRDILDRVEVREGDILVIHTGYHHYAWDQPEADEVRYMIKHPGPAREFAEWCRKMRLKWLAVDCGSADHPMNTKIREWMPIQAREADEHLRKRYGKGLDDFFPPEDYQMMHIALFPHDIIHAENLGGDIDKVLNKRLIIGCFPWRFVGGESSICRIVAFDTKER